CTCGTGGTTGCCGGAAGGGGTATTAACCCATTTGTCGCCCTTCTCGAGTTCGTAGCCTTTGTGAATCAGGAGCGTGACATCGCCACCGTCATCCACGACGAGTTCAGGGCCCTTGCCGCCGGGGTGGGTGACGGCATCCAAGGTGCATTCCCAATACTCTTCCAGCGTTTCACCTTTCCAGGCGAAGACCGGAATTCCGGCGGCGGCGATCGCAGCGGCCGCGTGGTCCTGAGTGCTGAAGATGTTGCAGCTGGCCCAGCGCACCGAGGCGCCGAGGTCCACCAGCGTCTCGATCAGGACAGCCGTCTCGATGGTCATGTGCAACGAGCCCGTGATGCGCACGCCTTTAAGAGGTTTCTGCGCGGCATACTTGCGTCGGATGGACATCAGGCCGGGCATTTCGTGCTCGGAGACATCGATCGTGCGGCGGCCCCAATCAGCCAGGGTGATATCCTTGACCTTGTAGTCTTTGAATTTGCCATTGCCGTTTTTACCGGCTTTCGCGCGGGTCGGCAGGAGTTTTACGGTAGCCATAGTATCGGTTTCTTAAGTGTTTGGACGTGTTTCAGTGCCAGGACCGCTGCGGGGGCAGTGCCTGGCCTCTGAAACGGTGTTACTTGACGGCCTTACGCAGAGCGGCGGCCTTGTCGGTCTTTTCCCAAGTGATGCTGTTGGTATCCGAGACCTTGCCGAAGTGCCCGTAATTGGTGGTCTTGGAATAAATGGGTCGAAGCAGGTTGAGCTGCTTGATGATGTGGGCCGGTTTGAAGCTGAACACTTCGCAGACGGCTTTCTCGATGACTTCGTCGGGAACCTTGCCGGTGCCGAAGGTGTTGACGCAGACGCTGACGGGGTCGGGATAACCAATGGCGTAGGCAAATTGGATTTCAGCGCTGGTGGCGAGACCGGAGGCGACAATGTTCTTGGCGACGTAGCGCCCCATGTAGGCCGCGCTGCGATCCACCTTGGAGGGATCCTTCCCAGAGAATGCGCCACCGCCGTGGCGGCCCATGCCGCCATAGCTATCCACGATGATCTTACGGCCGGTGAGGCCGGTATCGCCCTGCGGGCCACCGACCACGAACCGTCCGGTAGGGTTAATCAGAAAGGCGGTGTCCTTATCGAGCAGGCGCTTGGGCAAAACCTTCTTGATGATCTCCTCGATGATGAATTCTTTGATAGTCTTGTGTTTGACCTCTTCGGAGTGCTGGGTGGAGACGACTACGTTGGTGATGCTGACCGGCTGATCATCCACGTAGCGGACGGAGACTTGGCTCTTGGCGTCGGGCCGCAGCCAGGAAACCTTACCGCTCTTTCGGACACGGGTGAGTTCACTGCCCAGTTGGTGAGCATACATGATCGGCGCCGGCATCAGTTCCGGCGTCTCATTGCAGGCGTAACCGAACATCAGGCCCTGGTCGCCGGCTCCCTGTTCGTCGGTGTCCTTGCCCACCGCGGCGCGGGCGTCAACGCCCTGGGCGATGTCCGGGCTTTGGGACGTGATGGCGTTCATGATGAGCACCTTGTCGGCATGGAACACATCGTCATCGTTCACATAGCCGATCTCGCGAATGGCCTTGCGCGCAATCTCGTTGAAATCGAGCTTGGCCTTGGTCGTGATTTCGCCGCCTACAACCACCAGATTGCTCTTGGCATAGGTTTCGCAAGCCACCCGGCTGTGCTTGTCTTGGGCGAGGCAGGCGTCCAAAACGGCATCGGAGATCGTGTCGCAGACTTTGTCTGGGTGCCCTTCACCCACGGAC
This genomic window from Verrucomicrobiales bacterium contains:
- a CDS encoding methionine adenosyltransferase translates to MSKNYIFSSESVGEGHPDKVCDTISDAVLDACLAQDKHSRVACETYAKSNLVVVGGEITTKAKLDFNEIARKAIREIGYVNDDDVFHADKVLIMNAITSQSPDIAQGVDARAAVGKDTDEQGAGDQGLMFGYACNETPELMPAPIMYAHQLGSELTRVRKSGKVSWLRPDAKSQVSVRYVDDQPVSITNVVVSTQHSEEVKHKTIKEFIIEEIIKKVLPKRLLDKDTAFLINPTGRFVVGGPQGDTGLTGRKIIVDSYGGMGRHGGGAFSGKDPSKVDRSAAYMGRYVAKNIVASGLATSAEIQFAYAIGYPDPVSVCVNTFGTGKVPDEVIEKAVCEVFSFKPAHIIKQLNLLRPIYSKTTNYGHFGKVSDTNSITWEKTDKAAALRKAVK